TGCAATGAGGGCAATACTTAACTCATCATCATTTTCCCAGCTTAAAGCCCTCTGGCAAATACTGCAGCTGGTTTTATATATGAAAGGCTTATACTGGAAGATCAGTTTCTCCCGGGCGTTATGATCACCATTTTGCGCGAGGGTTACCAATTCCTGTATTGTAGTGTCATTCAATATTAATCACTCCGCTTGTATTAGATATCCGAAAAAAGAATTCAATTTACGTGGGTAAAATTAAATCTCCCCAAAAATTTGAGGAGATTTAATTGAGAAAAACTTTGGAGGTTGGGTTAAGTCTTTTTACCAGCACCAGCCCATCATACCCATTCCCATACCGTAGGGAGTATAATTATAAGCTGGGGGCTGCTGGCCGTCACTGTTTGGCCCGTAATAAGGATTGTTCCACATCATTCCCGGTCCCTGCATATAAGGTGGATACGCCGGGTAGGGGGGCTGGTTGTTATTTGGGTTTTGATTGGCATCTGGGTTTTGATTGCTATTTTCCTGTGCAGCAGTCATTAAATCAGCCTGCATCGCCTGGGCCGGCACGGCTTGATAATGTTGATACTGATAAGGGGTCATATTCATCTGGTGTGCCGAGGCATTACTGATGCCGTAAAAAACCGCCCCAACGGCAAGCACACCGGCCAACAAAAAGTACTTTACTGTTTTTTTCATACATTGGCCTCCTTTCAAATGATTTTCTGTAGTATAACTTTTCAAGTTATCCTCCCTGTTACATGCATGTAAACTTTTTGTGATATAAAAGAGGTTAATATGACAAAAATGTAAAATTACTTTTACAATCGTGTCACACAGCAGGTTTAAAATTTATATGATAATTCCTTCATAATGTAAAATAAGGTGGTGACAACCATTGGAAAAAACAATTTTGCTCGCTGATGATGACCCCAGGATACGTAGTGTAGTAAAGTTATATTTGGATTCGGAAGACTTTAATGTTATTGAGGTGGAAAACGGTGAAGAGGTGCTGCAGCGGTTGAAGGAAATAAAAATTGATTTAGTTCTGCTGGACCTGATGATGCCCGTGGTGGACGGGTGGACCGTATGCAAACACATCCGCAAGACCATGGATATACCGGTAATAATGCTCACTGCCAAAGGTGAAGAAAACGACCGCATACTGGGCCTTGATTTGGGGGCGGATGATTATATTGTTAAACCCTTCAGCCCCCGGGAACTGGTGGCTAGAGTGAAAGCAGTACTGCGTAGATCAGAGAATAGAAATTCGGATGCCAGCGTTTTTAATTACCCGGGAATAACTGTAAATGTGGTAACAAGACAGGTGCAAGTGAATAATGAGGAAATCAAATTCACCCTAAAGGAATTTGATCTGCTGCACCTTTTCATTAAGGCTCCTGGAAGAGTCTATACCCGGGATGAATTGCTGGAACAAGTTTGGGGCTACGATTACTGCGGTGATACCCGTACAGTGGATACTCATATCAACCGCCTGAGGGAAAAGATTACTCAGGCAGGTGGTAATAGCGAGCTGATTCAAACGGTCAGAGGGGTGGGGTACAAATTTCTTCCCACAGGTGGTCGATAAGGAATAATATTGTTATTAAATCCTGGGTTGCTGTGGTTATGCTTGTTTTAGCGGTATTAATTGTTTCCGTTATTATTCAATCAGAACAAATTAAGTCTTTTGTTTATAACCAGCAGGCCCAGTACTACATTTATGAAGCCGAAGAGGTTTCAACTATTCTAAAGAATGAATCCTCGCCTGAAATTATCAATGAAAGGCTGCTGATCCTGGCCAAGTTTTTAAATGGAACAATATTAACCGTCGACAAAGAAGGGAACGTAACGAGAGTAGCGCAAAGGCCATCTGAGAGAGGACATAAACACTTAATGCCCAAAAAAGAATTCATGTCAAAGTTGAAAGACGGGGAAAAGGTTATTTATACTGGAAAAATCAAAAATTATCCGGCGGACATATTTTTGGCTGCAGTTCCGGTAAAAGAAAATAATAATTTTACAGGTGCCGTTGTTATTTACGGCCCCCTTACATCCCTGCAGAAACAAATCGAAAGCATCCGGAAAATAGCCTCTTTAGGCGCCCTTTTGGGAATGGTACTGGCAACCATACTTAGTGTCTTTGTCTTAAAAAAACTCACCAAGCCGCTGGTGAAAATGGAGGAAGTGGCCCACGCCATTGCCGGTGGTGATTTCGGTAAACAAGTACCGGTTATTTCCGGTGATGAAGTTGGAAGGCTGGCATCTTCATTAAATAATATGTCCCAGCAATTAAAGGAAAAAATTGAAGACATAGAAAGACTGGATAATGTCCGGCAGGAATTCGTGTCCAATGTGTCCCACGAATTGCGTACTCCACTAACTGTAATCCAGAGTTTTTCAGAAGCCATCATTGACGGTAAAGTGAAGACAGAAACAGATAAGGAGTTTTACCTTAAAAACATTCTGGAAGAATCTAAGAGGCTTAAGCGCCTGGTTGACGAGCTGTTAGATCTTAAAGCACTTGAGGCGGAAGATGTTATAGAAGATATGGAGTTTGTGA
This region of Bacillota bacterium genomic DNA includes:
- a CDS encoding response regulator transcription factor; protein product: MEKTILLADDDPRIRSVVKLYLDSEDFNVIEVENGEEVLQRLKEIKIDLVLLDLMMPVVDGWTVCKHIRKTMDIPVIMLTAKGEENDRILGLDLGADDYIVKPFSPRELVARVKAVLRRSENRNSDASVFNYPGITVNVVTRQVQVNNEEIKFTLKEFDLLHLFIKAPGRVYTRDELLEQVWGYDYCGDTRTVDTHINRLREKITQAGGNSELIQTVRGVGYKFLPTGGR
- a CDS encoding HAMP domain-containing protein: MLVLAVLIVSVIIQSEQIKSFVYNQQAQYYIYEAEEVSTILKNESSPEIINERLLILAKFLNGTILTVDKEGNVTRVAQRPSERGHKHLMPKKEFMSKLKDGEKVIYTGKIKNYPADIFLAAVPVKENNNFTGAVVIYGPLTSLQKQIESIRKIASLGALLGMVLATILSVFVLKKLTKPLVKMEEVAHAIAGGDFGKQVPVISGDEVGRLASSLNNMSQQLKEKIEDIERLDNVRQEFVSNVSHELRTPLTVIQSFSEAIIDGKVKTETDKEFYLKNILEESKRLKRLVDELLDLKALEAEDVIEDMEFVRIAKLVKVTSGNFETLFHEKNIKLIVKPCEKEITVWGNVDRLKQVMTNLIGNALNHTQSGGMVEISWGEIEDKRVYINVKDNGPGIPHEELEHIWERFYKVDKSRTRTGEGTGMGLTIVKRIAELHGGTVTAESTPGEGSVFTVALPASDEN